Within the Haloplasma contractile SSD-17B genome, the region CTATTAGCTCAAAGACTCCTCCACAATAAGGACAATGGACCTCATGTGTCTCTTCACCTAATCTATATTTAAAGTCTAAATCACAGCATATTGCATTAACGACTTTAAAGTCATTATGAGGACACACATCTTTGATGCTATAGTATTTAATATAATCATCCTCATTGATCTCCGATTCGAATTCCTCTGCCATAAAGTCATTCACCATCATCTCAACATGAATTTTTTGTTCTTTAACGAACCGTTCACAATCATCCTGTCTTAATTCATAATCATTAAGTTCGTCAATAAACATGGCTTGTTCACTTGTAGATTGAGTGGCTTCTTTTTCAGTGTATCCATAGAAATAAGCTAAATTAGACTTTAACACGTCATTCGTTGAATGGTCATTAACAATTAAATCCTCGCATACTTTTAATGAAAATATAATCATATCATCCGTGAAATCACAATATGGACAATGAATATCGGTCAAAATATCTTCAGGTAATGTTTTTTCAACATAAAAATAGCCTTCACAGTGATCACACTTAACAAGGTAAAAACCATCCGTTAATGGGACCTGTCTATAGGTGACGCATGTTTTTAAACCAACTAGCATATGTATCCTCCTTTCTATAGACATTTATATATAGTATTATATTGCTAAAAACTGTAAATATTATTACGGAATTTTAAAATTTTGTAAATTATGTCTTGAAAAGAAGACTAACTACTTGTTTACACCGTCTTAAGATTGGTTATTAACCTGTCTGATCTATATAACCATGTGTCTCGCTAAGAATCTGACAAATCGTAAGATACCTTGTTCTTACCTACACGCTTAGACTCATAAAGTAACTGGTCAACTTTTTGTATAATTTCTCTAGAATTTTCTGTTCTAACTTTTGTGACACCACCACTAAGGGTTACTTTTAAATCCGTTTTAATCGTCAGTTTATAAACTCTATTCAGCACCTCAGATATTAATAAGTTAGCGTTCAGTGCATCTTCAACAGAGAAGACAATTATAAATTCATCTCCACCATAACGACCTGCATATCCCACATCTTTAGTGACGTCCTTTAAAATCTTAGCGATTTGTATTATAACTTGATCACCCGTTTGATGGCCGTAGCGATCATTAATTTGCTTAAAGTCATCGATGTCAAACATGGCTACATATAACGCCTCATTCTTTTTCTTCGCTCTTAATAAATCTTTGATTTTCGTACAAATGGCTCTATGGTTTAACAAAGTTGTTAAACTATCTTGATAAACAACATAGTTGATTTTATGCTCTAGGTCGTTAATTTTTTGTTCTAATAGCTCAATCTTAGCATTTATTTGATCGGTTAGTTCCTGATTGCAAGGATTACTCATAACACTCTCCTCCTTCCTCACTCCTTTTCCCTACTATATTATATGAACACATCTTGGCCTTGAATATTATAAAGATATAGATTTAAACAATCTTTTACACTATTAAAACTAATTACAATAAAAAAAGCCTTTCTAGTTGGTTATTACCGACTAAAAAAGCTTTATTTTATAACGATCCATTTAAGATTTTGAAGTGGCTATGCTTCTTCCAATTCAACATCAATTGTTACTGGCTCAGCGTCTTCGCTTGTACCAATTTGTCGCCATTCATCATAACGATCAATTTCTTTTGTTAGTTGATTAATCACATATCCAATAAGAAATCCATCATCAATAAACCCTGTACCAAAAAGGAAATCCGGAATCACATCTAGTGGGGAAACAAAGTAAATAAGACTTGAAACAATCGCGATTATGGCTCCTACTGATATATCTTTATAGCTACCTGTTAGCCAATCTTTAACTAGGAGTATAAATAACTGGAGATCCTTCCATACTTTTTCTAAGCTACTCTTATTTTTATCTGCTTTCTTTACTGTCTGTGTCAAATAATCCTTTAATTGGTCCTTCTGTCTTACTAGTTTTCCTGCTTTATTCCGTTTTTTATTAAATACTTTTAGGATTTTCTTTTTATTAATTGATTCCTCCATAATAACAACTCCTCCCTGTAACACTATTATAGCAAATTTTTTTGTCACATAGTAGTATAAAATATCGACAATATTTACAAATTTTCGATTAAAAGTCATTTTATTTTGGCACTGCTTAATCAAAATATTGAATTTAGGTTACTGTAACAGTCCCACATTCAGATTAGTCTATACTAACCTTATCCTATAATGATTAGCATTAATGTCAGTGTTTTTATTTAATTACCCTTTTATATAGAGATCTTCGCATACAAAATACACGAATAATGCGTGGTTACAATATTAAAATTCAAATTTGGCAACCTATAAAAAATTTTTTAAAATAACGGCAAACTATTGACATGTTTCGTTAACATTCGTTTTATTATTAATGAATTATTATTTTTCTATATAACCAACTTGTTTCATCCAGGTCTCCTTATCTGTTAGTAAATAAATCATTCCCTCTAAGAGTCCTAATGTAAATGAAATATGGGTGGTACTTAAAAATAAATAAATGACACCTTGCGCTGGTTTTTTTAAATAAAACTTATGAATACCAAATCGTCCTAATGTACAGGCAAGAAAGGCTGCTAAATAACGACTTTTAGCAGGAATCTTAAGTATTTCTTTTTTAGGCGTTTTTTCCTCACTTGGTTTTGTGTCATTTTCATCTGGTTTTAAGTGGTTTTCTTCTTTTGGTTTCTTTTGTAACCCGTCATTATTTTGATTAATATTTATATTTAGTGATTCGAAACTAATAGACTTATTAGAGAGTAAATCACTTATTTGTTTTTGATCTAATGTAACTTGACTCGCGGTCTTTGTTTCCATAGACAGTCCCTCATTTTCATACTATTCAAAGGTTGGTAACCTATATATGTAAAAGATCGTTTATTACATTTTATTCGTGACGAATCGCTATAATAACGTAATTGAAGAAATCGTAGGTCAATTAAACCTTTGCGAACAAATGTTCGACATTAGTTTATTCTTCAGATCGTCAGTTTTTTTAAACAAAATTATCGCATAAACCTCTATAATATAGACTGTGAGGACGAAAATAAAAAAGATGTCGACTTAGTAACTTAATACTAGTCAACACCTTTTTGCGCCTTGTAGGAAATCGCTAACGATCAAGTTACTTTACTTTAAATTAATGAACAAAAAAAGCACCTTTCGGTGCTTTAAAATTTAACCTTGATTAAAGCCAGTGATTATTTCTTTCCTAACTTAGGAAGTACAAGGGCTGCCCCTACTATTAGAATTGAGCCCACTGCAATTCCAATGATTACTGACGGTTTTATTCCCTTATTTGGGTCATCAACTGTAAGTGTATAAGTAGTGGTTTTCTCATTACCACTTTCATCCTTAACTTTAAGTGTTAGTGTATAATCCCCATGCTTACCTAAATCGTAATCGCCCGATATCTCTATGTGCTCTGTTAGCTCGCCATCATTCGTATCATTCGCCGTTATACCCTCTAGTGGATCAAAGGCATTTACTCCTACTCTAACTGTACGGTCTTTTACACCACTAAAAGTCGGGGCTATAGTATCCTCAATTGTAACAATAAATGATGTATCTGTAGAGTTACCTGAAGTATCTGTTACCGTCACATAAACGGTATAAGTCCCTACAGTGTCCATCTTTACTTCATTTGCATTAATCACAATAACTAAGTCCTCTGCTTGATCATAGTTATCCATCGCTTCAATAAGCACACTCCAAATTGGCGCATTGGTTAACACTTCAAATGTATGGTCTTCTATAGATACTGTTGGTGCTATATCATCAATAACTGCCACTTTAAAGGTTTTCGTTGATTCATTACCCGAATCATCCGTTACCGTGACATGTACATCATAGTTGCCTACAACTGCCATATCGACATCATCTGCATCAATGTCTATGGTTAATTCAGATCGATCATAATAATTGTCAGAGATACCGATTAACTCAGGCCAGTTTGGGATTTCTGAATTTAGTATATAATCTAAGTCTTCAACCTCTATAATAGGTGCCGTCGTATCGTTTACTTCAACATCGTAAGTTTGTGTCATTTGATTTCCTGATGTATCGGTTACAGTGACTGTGATTTCATATGTTCCAATTGAATTCATATCGACCCCTGAATCCTCAACCTCAAAACTTAGATCAATGGATTCATCATAGTTATCTGCTAGATCAAATAATTCTGACCAAATAGGACGTGCTGATTTGACTTCATATGAACTTATAACTCCACTAATTGTGGGTGCTATTGTATCTTGTACGGTTACTGTAAATGAGGAAGTGGTTGTATTTTCTGATTGATCGGTAGCTGTTATTGTGACTACGTAGGTACCGACTTTTTTGAAGTTAACTTTACTAGTATCAGTTGCTACATCAATATCGTCAATTTCATCATAATTATCTGAAATCGTAAAGTAGTCATCCCAATTTACAACCTGTAAACCAACCTCAAACACACCATTTTGTTTATTAATTGTAGGGGCTACATGGTCCTCTACATGCACGCTTACGGTTTGTTCTGTGACATTCCCTACATCATCAGAAACTGAATAGATAATGTTATAGATACCGACATGAGATAAATCTAACTTTGTATCATCTACTACTATGCCTTTTGTTTTGCTTAACAGATCTGTAGCATGAACTCCCTGTAAAAAGTCAATATCTTCTGAAAACACATCTACATATAAGTCAAATACGCCTTCTAACTTAGGAGGTGTTTGATCTATTTTAATCGTTAACTTATTCATTATATGTTCATGTGAATCTGCATCGATTGTTTTAAAGATTATTTCTGACATTCCTTCTTGATTAAACTCGAGTGAATAGTCATAGTTTGAATATGGTTCAAAATTCCCATCATTAATCTTTACATAAATATCTAGGCCTTCAATGTCCGGAAAATTAGGCTCTACATTAATGACCATTTTAGTATGATCGGATAATAAAGCAGGGATCCCATTATATCCTGGCATTTTTAAGGCTCCAGCCTTTTTTTGTACTTCTTCATCACCCGTATAATAAACGACCAAATCATCAACATTCATAAACGCTACTGTGTCTTCTTGACTGTTCCAGATAACGGTCTTGCTTTGACTATTGTAAGTGATTGGTTTAATTACCTGTGTATCGTTATGAGACTTGATTAAATAAGCATAAGACTTAAACTGATTTTCAGAAACAAATGACTGAATATATGTTAAACTTACTGAATCTCTAAATGAAACAAACGTTGTATCTGCATTTGAATTAAACGTATTGTTTTTTATAAGTGGTAATTGTGCTAGCAATCGTTCTTGTTCGCGGCCATGAATTATGCCTGATGATTGTGTTTTAGCCTGTAGAGAGTCCTTAAATTGATTGGATGTGATTAGGAATTCGCTATCAAGTACATTATAGCCAACACCCTCATCGATTGTAACCGAACCGTATAGACTATTGTTGTTGATATTAAAATGACTAATGGTACTAACAAACCCATCTACCGTTCCATTTGTTAATTGAACGTCCGTTATAATAATGGAGTTGTAGAACAGACCTTTATCTCCATCAATCACAGAATTCTGAATGGTTACATCATTACCCGTGATCTTAACGACATAGTTAATTATAGCGTCCTCAGATTCCTTTTGAGCAATAAGTTCTAGACCTTGTATTAGAACATGATCCCCTGTTACTAAAAATGGATCACTAACGGATGCATCTACTTGTACAGTAGCCATTACATCTCCTGAACCAGTAATAGGATTCCCATCGATGTCAACACCAATAAGAGATAGATTGTCTTTGTTGATAATAAGACCGGTGAAATGACTAGTCGTTTCATCAATTTTAATCTGTGTAGACTCATTATAATTACCAGGATAAATGTAGATCGTTTCGCCCCCTATAGCTTGATCGATTGCGTGTTGAATGCTTAATCCGTTTATTACATAAAACGCATGATCATCCTCCGAGTAAATCGTTATGTGAGTCTCTAATTGATATTGATTGGTATTAAAAGCAGTTTCAACAAGAGCGAACGCATCCTTTAGCGTTGGTTGATAGTATGTTTTAGCACCATCACGAATCATTATTTGATACGTAGTCGGTAACGTTAAGTTTGAAACGCGGTATCCATTTGATTCTACTAGATAGATCTTATTTAGTTCATTTAATTGAAGATCTCCTTCAATTAAAATTGCATCGGTTCCACTAGTTTGGTGTGCACCCGTTGCGTATATGGCAATACCACCCTTTGAATTAGCCTTTGTTGTTATATTCTTAAGTGTAATACCTGAAGAATCCGTAATCGAAAGACCATTTCCGTCTCCTGAATGAGTTATGGTAACATCTTGAATCGTAGCATAATTAATCCCTGATATGACAATTCCGGTCTTTCCACTATTACCATTATTATTAACTATTAGGTGTTCGATGGTAACGTGTTCGGTTTTTGTAATCGTTTGATCCACAACCTCAGATTCAACCTTAATAGGATACGATTGAATACTAGGGGTGTTAAACGTAAAATTAGATAGTGTTACGTCACTCGAGTTAATTAGAATTCCATTTCCATCTATAATTGAACTATTGAGGGTAACAAGATCCTTTCCGGCACCCGTTAAGGTAAGCGGTTTTTCAATTATTAGCGTGTGTTCTAATGAATAGTTTCCTTCTGTTAAATAAATTGTATCGTAATGATCTGCATATTCAATCGCTTTTAGTAGTGATACCTGTTTATTAATATAGTAGCTATCATTTAGGATATCTTTAACAAATAAATGGGTATGATCGTTCGTGTTTGTTAAATCAAATGCTTCTGCACGACTGCTTATAAAGAAGGTTTCTGTAATTCCCTCACTTGTTACACCCTGGTAAACGAACGAGTATAAATTCGATAACAGTGTAATATCTGCATTATCATCTTTACTTAAACTAT harbors:
- a CDS encoding GGDEF domain-containing protein; translation: MSNPCNQELTDQINAKIELLEQKINDLEHKINYVVYQDSLTTLLNHRAICTKIKDLLRAKKKNEALYVAMFDIDDFKQINDRYGHQTGDQVIIQIAKILKDVTKDVGYAGRYGGDEFIIVFSVEDALNANLLISEVLNRVYKLTIKTDLKVTLSGGVTKVRTENSREIIQKVDQLLYESKRVGKNKVSYDLSDS
- a CDS encoding YkvA family protein, whose amino-acid sequence is MEESINKKKILKVFNKKRNKAGKLVRQKDQLKDYLTQTVKKADKNKSSLEKVWKDLQLFILLVKDWLTGSYKDISVGAIIAIVSSLIYFVSPLDVIPDFLFGTGFIDDGFLIGYVINQLTKEIDRYDEWRQIGTSEDAEPVTIDVELEEA
- a CDS encoding TM2 domain-containing protein — its product is METKTASQVTLDQKQISDLLSNKSISFESLNININQNNDGLQKKPKEENHLKPDENDTKPSEEKTPKKEILKIPAKSRYLAAFLACTLGRFGIHKFYLKKPAQGVIYLFLSTTHISFTLGLLEGMIYLLTDKETWMKQVGYIEK
- a CDS encoding immunoglobulin-like domain-containing protein gives rise to the protein MTIKQNVLNKRNLISIFMLVFMFILFIIVNPVVSKAEGLIYFVNPDKAYEQDTFGTIEEAIVAASDGDTIHIAPGTYKVPNLEITKSLTIRGDTSGDITLIPTEDTGTGNGWITISRDLDVTILNLIFDGSGTDYDLYYGIHSHSYIHVIDSQFKGITYGTGYGAAIVLTNGGYVSDNSFSDIGRVGLQVMGETVQDSGVINNTFKGKGEGNHLDYGVRVETEVSVVIKGNTISGYSGKKEHTTQTSAGIVVSSLFGTIPTQVRINERNKITDNQIGILVGESDQDNGSVVVASGNIIKNNVRAIVTNGTHDVDARYNFFNTGLKRPTVIDEDVTYFPWAIDETFEQFTNHSIEKIVIDDDFSNLNQYDHVSVDTNNDGTVEDYYFGFNAFKTLENATLQSRESEALTNTKSSTLFVLPGTYHLKNTLTIDKGISIIGTAVEDVMIDASEVSVGIEITNMNTEQVLLKNVTVKGKGLSETGILVDKTDGLIVRNLTIDGFSKAGLNLNSATNVELSSVTTSNNITGIQLVDSKNVSLSDITSNTNSSGIRIVSTHDNNQGFDGINLNSVIGVIDGIYIEDQHRENLKLTTYSVLDNEADVTFNSPNINYAYYGIKKETNAHHIKFFNSLEESLLMTNLAAFDHVYVSDLHKEHFIVTEALSIDKAVDSAKDGDSIIIYPGAHTIDKTLNIDQAITITGNGSVQEPVILNYKGEVGEAILITSSNVTLEGLTLNASNMTSHVIKAIGSVTDGTKITNLNLNNLIIKSASSGLSGVLFDGIKDSNINELTITNSGGTGIELIDSNTITIDHITTSENLQGGIRIQTNGIIFDGNSDSITVSNIDAISELKQVIVIESLNEIQNLLLPETLTHRIDAGNFTYYSNSLTNAFTVAEERVSVYKDVTVKKVNEHSYYVSTALSIQAALDVSSLGDTVNLTEGTHVVNTPLRISKGIHLKGSGIDVTQLEAGTEVSHAIIIGDSNIEMIEISAFTLLGSQTNTYGIFADKTIKLNLHDLVIKQFTDSGIYLNNTSNTRIERVELSQNTGTGLTLVNPMNLNINTLTTTGNGLGVFIKSKEQTDLQAIDNVVLGDTLTIVDGIKLQEHHASRVSYSLSKDDNADITLLSNLYSFVYQGVTSEGITETFFISSRAEAFDLTNTNDHTHLFVKDILNDSYYINKQVSLLKAIEYADHYDTIYLTEGNYSLEHTLIIEKPLTLTGAGKDLVTLNSSIIDGNGILINSSDVTLSNFTFNTPSIQSYPIKVESEVVDQTITKTEHVTIEHLIVNNNGNSGKTGIVISGINYATIQDVTITHSGDGNGLSITDSSGITLKNITTKANSKGGIAIYATGAHQTSGTDAILIEGDLQLNELNKIYLVESNGYRVSNLTLPTTYQIMIRDGAKTYYQPTLKDAFALVETAFNTNQYQLETHITIYSEDDHAFYVINGLSIQHAIDQAIGGETIYIYPGNYNESTQIKIDETTSHFTGLIINKDNLSLIGVDIDGNPITGSGDVMATVQVDASVSDPFLVTGDHVLIQGLELIAQKESEDAIINYVVKITGNDVTIQNSVIDGDKGLFYNSIIITDVQLTNGTVDGFVSTISHFNINNNSLYGSVTIDEGVGYNVLDSEFLITSNQFKDSLQAKTQSSGIIHGREQERLLAQLPLIKNNTFNSNADTTFVSFRDSVSLTYIQSFVSENQFKSYAYLIKSHNDTQVIKPITYNSQSKTVIWNSQEDTVAFMNVDDLVVYYTGDEEVQKKAGALKMPGYNGIPALLSDHTKMVINVEPNFPDIEGLDIYVKINDGNFEPYSNYDYSLEFNQEGMSEIIFKTIDADSHEHIMNKLTIKIDQTPPKLEGVFDLYVDVFSEDIDFLQGVHATDLLSKTKGIVVDDTKLDLSHVGIYNIIYSVSDDVGNVTEQTVSVHVEDHVAPTINKQNGVFEVGLQVVNWDDYFTISDNYDEIDDIDVATDTSKVNFKKVGTYVVTITATDQSENTTTSSFTVTVQDTIAPTISGVISSYEVKSARPIWSELFDLADNYDESIDLSFEVEDSGVDMNSIGTYEITVTVTDTSGNQMTQTYDVEVNDTTAPIIEVEDLDYILNSEIPNWPELIGISDNYYDRSELTIDIDADDVDMAVVGNYDVHVTVTDDSGNESTKTFKVAVIDDIAPTVSIEDHTFEVLTNAPIWSVLIEAMDNYDQAEDLVIVINANEVKMDTVGTYTVYVTVTDTSGNSTDTSFIVTIEDTIAPTFSGVKDRTVRVGVNAFDPLEGITANDTNDGELTEHIEISGDYDLGKHGDYTLTLKVKDESGNEKTTTYTLTVDDPNKGIKPSVIIGIAVGSILIVGAALVLPKLGKK